In one window of Oscillospiraceae bacterium DNA:
- a CDS encoding aldehyde dehydrogenase family protein has product MDNEQIVAGMLHRARTALAAFSVFDQARVDACLRMMLLAFKAHAEALSREVVEETGLGDYASKLEKNTTSPDGIWYALKRKRSVGVIGSDPEKRLTYVASPKGVLCSVAPTTNPNITVLFNAAFALKGRNVLIVAPHPRAKRTTRHTVEILTRALAEAGAPEHLIQCVEEPSIECTQLLMRRCDVIIATGGAAMVQAAYSSGRPAFGVGPGNVQTILDKDVDYAQAAAQIVLGRSFDNGLICAGNQSVILPRTDQGEVVAALQASGAHYVEDPNEVEKFRTALFPNGGPINRRLVGQNAQAIAREAGVEIPPETAAILLLGDSERIGAADPLCGEKMCPVLVAFPYDTFEQAVEIAKTNLRYEGAGHTAVVHTNDEKKAEYCGTQLPVSRLLVNQPGIFAANPALANGFNPTSTLGCGSWGNNSISENLTFEHLINISRIGWMRREEDIPTVEQIWEEA; this is encoded by the coding sequence ATGGATAACGAACAAATTGTTGCCGGTATGCTTCACAGGGCGCGTACGGCGCTTGCGGCCTTCTCCGTCTTTGATCAGGCGCGCGTCGACGCCTGCCTCAGGATGATGCTCCTCGCCTTCAAAGCGCATGCGGAGGCGCTCTCCCGCGAGGTTGTCGAGGAGACCGGCCTTGGGGACTACGCGTCGAAACTCGAGAAGAACACGACTTCCCCCGACGGCATCTGGTATGCGCTGAAAAGAAAGCGGTCGGTGGGCGTCATCGGCTCCGATCCTGAGAAGCGCCTGACCTACGTCGCTTCTCCCAAGGGCGTCCTCTGCTCGGTGGCGCCCACGACAAACCCAAACATCACGGTGCTCTTCAACGCGGCCTTCGCCCTCAAGGGGCGCAATGTGCTGATCGTGGCGCCGCACCCCCGGGCCAAGCGGACCACGCGCCACACCGTAGAGATCCTGACCCGCGCGCTGGCGGAGGCGGGCGCGCCCGAACACCTGATCCAGTGCGTCGAGGAACCCTCGATCGAGTGCACGCAGCTCCTGATGCGGCGCTGCGATGTGATCATCGCGACAGGCGGCGCTGCGATGGTGCAGGCGGCGTACTCAAGCGGCCGTCCGGCCTTCGGCGTAGGACCCGGCAATGTGCAGACCATCCTCGACAAAGACGTTGACTACGCGCAGGCCGCCGCCCAGATCGTCCTCGGGCGCAGCTTCGACAACGGCCTCATCTGCGCCGGGAACCAGTCCGTCATCCTGCCGCGGACGGACCAGGGCGAGGTCGTTGCGGCGCTGCAGGCCAGCGGAGCCCACTACGTTGAAGATCCGAACGAGGTGGAAAAATTCCGTACGGCGCTGTTTCCAAACGGCGGACCCATCAACCGGCGCCTTGTCGGTCAGAATGCCCAGGCCATCGCCCGGGAGGCCGGTGTGGAGATCCCGCCGGAGACCGCCGCCATCCTGCTGCTGGGAGATTCCGAACGGATCGGCGCGGCCGACCCGCTGTGCGGCGAAAAGATGTGCCCGGTGCTGGTGGCTTTTCCCTATGACACCTTTGAGCAGGCGGTGGAGATCGCGAAGACCAATTTGCGCTATGAGGGCGCGGGTCACACCGCCGTCGTCCATACAAACGACGAGAAAAAGGCCGAGTACTGCGGCACGCAGCTCCCTGTGAGCCGGCTGCTGGTGAATCAGCCCGGCATCTTTGCCGCAAACCCCGCGCTGGCCAACGGCTTCAACCCCACCAGTACGCTGGGCTGCGGTTCCTGGGGCAACAACTCGATCTCAGAGAACCTGACGTTTGAACATCTGATCAACATCTCGCGCATCGGCTGGATGCGCCGGGAAGAGGACATCCCCACCGTCGAACAAATTTGGGAGGAGGCGTGA
- a CDS encoding helix-turn-helix domain-containing protein, which yields MIVADVLRDLQDNSPPFQPLLNIRVRDYREKAINWNGVGIKKGALCYQFRSSPDPELCQIRILPDACSNVFIECGFQNPDAIFSGAFFEPKMLTVKPDTEYFGFKPYSNLGLKCEKFKLSELADSAVSFCEAYPMTEELLAQMRATGDFEERIRLFCTFADRHMTNHDYDPTFIDYFTVMICSSRGNVLFNNMRQVTGYSERYCRERFKEVHGCSPKQYSGVMRFQSVLKDLLKEKDVGVSSLVFNNGYFDQAHLIRDFKRFAMMPPDRFRRTFRSARARAAALS from the coding sequence ATGATTGTGGCAGATGTTCTTCGAGATCTTCAGGACAATTCGCCCCCCTTTCAGCCCCTTCTCAACATCCGAGTCCGAGATTACCGGGAGAAGGCGATCAACTGGAACGGCGTCGGTATTAAAAAGGGCGCGCTCTGTTATCAGTTTCGGTCCAGCCCGGATCCGGAACTGTGTCAGATTCGCATCCTGCCGGACGCGTGCTCGAATGTCTTTATCGAGTGCGGTTTTCAAAATCCCGACGCGATCTTCTCGGGGGCGTTCTTTGAGCCTAAGATGCTCACCGTCAAACCGGACACCGAGTATTTCGGGTTCAAACCGTACTCAAACCTCGGACTCAAGTGCGAGAAATTCAAACTGAGCGAACTCGCCGATTCTGCCGTATCCTTTTGCGAGGCCTACCCCATGACGGAGGAACTGCTGGCGCAGATGCGTGCAACCGGCGATTTTGAAGAACGGATTCGTCTGTTCTGCACGTTTGCCGACCGACATATGACAAACCACGACTACGATCCTACCTTCATCGATTACTTCACCGTAATGATCTGCTCCTCCAGGGGCAATGTCCTGTTTAACAACATGCGGCAGGTGACGGGCTACTCCGAGCGGTACTGCCGGGAGCGTTTCAAAGAAGTGCACGGCTGTTCTCCCAAACAGTACAGCGGCGTCATGCGCTTCCAAAGCGTGCTCAAGGATCTTCTGAAAGAGAAGGATGTCGGGGTCTCGTCCCTTGTGTTCAACAACGGGTATTTTGACCAGGCGCATCTGATACGGGACTTCAAGCGGTTTGCCATGATGCCGCCGGACAGGTTCCGCCGGACATTCCGTTCAGCCCGCGCGCGCGCGGCGGCCCTTTCGTGA
- a CDS encoding nuclear transport factor 2 family protein encodes MNNHVETKAILQVIQNYKEGTYRADVDLLKDVFHEKAVMNGYLGPNVLLADPSGFIADIGGLPSMASNKDPYQAEVEHIHIEGGVASVTLSETGFRSEGRLVDFFHLIKTDGRWRIISKLFATV; translated from the coding sequence ATGAACAACCATGTAGAGACAAAAGCGATCCTGCAAGTAATCCAAAATTACAAAGAGGGCACGTACCGGGCGGATGTGGATCTGCTGAAGGACGTATTCCACGAGAAGGCCGTCATGAACGGGTACCTGGGGCCGAATGTGCTCCTGGCGGATCCCTCCGGCTTCATCGCCGACATTGGCGGTCTTCCGTCGATGGCTTCAAACAAAGACCCCTACCAGGCCGAGGTGGAGCATATTCACATCGAGGGCGGCGTTGCCTCGGTGACGCTGTCCGAGACAGGCTTTCGCAGCGAGGGGCGGCTCGTGGACTTCTTCCACTTGATCAAAACGGATGGGCGGTGGCGCATCATTTCGAAATTGTTTGCAACCGTCTGA
- a CDS encoding MFS transporter yields the protein MQKKTSSIALIIAILALACLAQMNDMVSVIMADLDAAFPTAGPIAIQYVMQMGMIGGFPISLLVGFLTHKFRIKSMLLVGAACIIVGGLTPLFIHGHLAVLYVCNFLVGAGQGFMLPLITTLIMQHFEDRRQHTLLGLNATFNAGASALLLLAAGPLAVRGWVNIFYLYLMAVPMFLVALFCLPKGELAPPPPAGAAKKVPVPVKGWIQCILVVLMFVCYVTFPLNISLYISAESLGDATVSGLAMFVTTVVGAGVGVVFQPLIRRVKLYVGALASLFGLAGMLAVALFHGIFFIYLSAVLLGIFFGVQISGGSYVVGRLCTSDQIAPTLSISMSFMTLGVILSPILINALTALWGGLGAKGAFTTSAILFGIILALEIVWSAYLTKTCPNPAPEARPAV from the coding sequence ATGCAGAAGAAAACAAGCAGCATCGCCCTAATCATCGCCATCCTGGCCCTGGCCTGCCTGGCTCAGATGAACGACATGGTTTCCGTCATCATGGCCGATCTCGACGCCGCGTTCCCCACCGCCGGCCCGATTGCCATCCAGTACGTCATGCAGATGGGTATGATAGGCGGGTTCCCTATCTCTCTCCTCGTCGGTTTCCTGACGCACAAATTCCGCATCAAGTCCATGCTCCTTGTCGGCGCCGCGTGCATCATCGTCGGCGGTCTCACGCCGCTCTTCATCCACGGACATCTGGCCGTCTTGTACGTCTGCAATTTCCTCGTGGGCGCCGGTCAGGGCTTCATGCTCCCGCTCATCACCACACTGATCATGCAGCACTTCGAAGACCGCCGCCAGCACACCCTGCTCGGTCTCAACGCCACCTTCAACGCGGGCGCCTCCGCGCTGCTGCTGCTGGCCGCGGGCCCTCTGGCCGTCAGAGGCTGGGTCAACATCTTCTACCTCTACCTGATGGCCGTGCCCATGTTCCTCGTCGCACTTTTCTGCCTGCCGAAAGGTGAACTGGCGCCCCCGCCCCCGGCCGGCGCCGCCAAAAAGGTCCCCGTGCCTGTGAAGGGCTGGATCCAATGCATCCTCGTCGTGCTGATGTTCGTCTGTTACGTCACGTTCCCGCTCAACATCTCTCTGTACATCAGCGCGGAGAGCCTCGGCGACGCCACGGTCTCCGGTCTCGCGATGTTTGTCACCACCGTCGTCGGCGCGGGCGTCGGCGTCGTGTTCCAGCCGCTCATTCGCCGGGTGAAGCTCTATGTCGGCGCCTTGGCTTCCCTCTTCGGCCTGGCCGGCATGCTGGCCGTCGCCCTTTTCCACGGCATCTTCTTCATCTATCTCTCCGCCGTGTTGCTCGGCATCTTCTTCGGGGTCCAGATCAGCGGCGGCAGCTATGTGGTCGGGCGCCTCTGCACCTCCGACCAGATAGCCCCCACACTCTCGATCTCAATGAGTTTCATGACGCTTGGCGTCATCCTCTCTCCCATCCTCATCAATGCGCTCACCGCACTTTGGGGCGGGCTCGGCGCCAAAGGCGCGTTCACCACCTCGGCCATTCTCTTCGGCATCATCCTGGCGCTGGAGATCGTCTGGAGCGCCTACCTCACAAAAACCTGCCCAAACCCAGCGCCGGAGGCGCGCCCCGCCGTCTGA